One genomic segment of Sparus aurata chromosome 24, fSpaAur1.1, whole genome shotgun sequence includes these proteins:
- the lin7b gene encoding protein lin-7 homolog B, with protein GKSSPSASSLFCVLCVLDVCRVIELLDRLQRSGELPPPKLQALQRVLQSKFCAAIREVYEQLYDTLDIVGGPEVRAQATAKATVAAFAASEGHAHPRVVELPKTEEGLGFNIMGGKEQNSPIYISRVIPGGVADRQGGLKRGDQLLSVNGVSVEGEHHEKAVELLKAAQGSVKLVVRYTPKVLEEMEARFEKMRSARRRQQHTSYSSLESRG; from the exons GGAAAGAGCTCTCCCTCTGCATCAagccttttttgtgttttgtgtgtgctaGATGTGTGCAGGGTGATTGAGCTACTTGACCGGCTGCAGCGGAGTGGTGAGCTTCCTCCTCCCAAACTACAGGCCCTGCAGAGAGTCCTACAGAGCAAGTTCTGTGCAGCTATCAGAGAG GTGTATGAGCAGCTGTATGACACTCTTGATATTGTTGGAGGACCAGAAGTACGAGCACAGGCAACAGCCAAG GCCACAGTGGCAGCCTTTGCAGCCAGCGAGGGCCACGCCCACCCAAGGGTGGTTGAACTGCCCAAGACGGAAGAAGGTCTGGGCTTTAACATCATGGGGGGGAAAGAGCAGAACTCGCCCATCTATATATCAAGAGTGATCCCTGGGGGAGTGGCCGATCGCCAAGGAGGGCTAAAGAGAGGAGaccagctgctgtctgtcaaCGGAGTG AGTGTTGAGGGGGAGCACCATGAGAAGgctgtggagctgctgaaggCCGCCCAGGGTTCAGTCAAGTTGGTGGTCCGCTACACCCCAAAGGtcctggaggagatggaggctCGCTTCGAGAAGATGAGAAGTGCCCGGAGACGACAGCAGCACACTAGCTACTC ATCTCTGGAGTCCAGGGGCTAG